The genomic interval AGGAGTAAATATAGCGTACAGCAAGGATAGGATTTTATTCACATCCGATGATTGTTCACTTGTTGGAAGAACATAAACACTGAAGAGAGTCAAGAAATAGATAAAGACCACAatgaggtgggagctacaggtggagaaggctttctgtCTACTGATATCAGATGGGATCCGTAAGATAGCACGGACAATGTTAACATAAGAGATAACAATAAGTGTGACGGGAATAATCAATAAAGGAATACTTTGTAGATACATTTGTAGTTTTATAGGAAATGTATCAGAACAGGAAATTTCCCGTAAGGGAAGAAGATCACAGAACAAATGGTCGATGATATTTGGTCCACAGAACTTTAGCCTTGATACTGTTAGGGTGTCACTAAATGCACAGGAAAAAACGACCAACCAGGATATGGCGGCCAATCTCACACAATGTCCGCTTGTCATGATAGAGGTGTAACGGAGGGGATTAcagatggccacatatctgtcataagacatcactgtgaggagaagacatTCAAACATTTCAAAggaggcaaaaaataaaaactgagtcATGCAGCCAATAAAAGTGATGGTCCCCCCATTATTCAGTTGAATGTGAAACAAGTTGGGGACAATAACAGCTGACAGAAAAATGTCATTGATGGACAGTTGTGAGATGAAGAAGTACATTGGAGTGTGGAGGTTCTTGCTGGTGGACACCAGAGTGATGATCAGGAGATTCCCACATACCGTGaggcaaaataacacaaaaaGCAGACAGAAGAGGAAAACTCTAAGTGGTGGGTCACCTTGAAAACCCAAGAGGAAAAATTCTACGATATCAGTCAAATTGTTCTCCTGCATGTAGAAAAAAGAGATTAGACATTCAAATAATATTAGGGCTCAAGAAACTAAAATGAATCACTcctaatataatattatacaggAACTGGAATCGGCAAATTTCATGTTCTCAGTTTCATAGCTGTATGATATTTAAGATTTCCCAACATATTGGATTCCtctatttttatttaaaggggttgtataaaattagaaaaacatttcAAACAGCGCCTCTCGTGTCTATGGACTGTGTCTGCCATTGCATCTCAATAGTCACATGAATGgcgctgtgctgcaataccagatacagcccctatACAAAAATAGctctgtttttctaatctcaaacaacccttttaaagatATTTTATGACTTggtaatttttggggaaaaatagaCATTTGTGCTAAGATAAATCCAGCAATGACAACACATGTTGGTGTAGATAAGATTAATAAGTTTGATAGATTTAGGGGATTTtgttatgatttaaaaaaaaaaaaaaaataatgaagcatatttcctgttgtatttaaaacattttatttaaattgACCGGAAACTTCGCAGGAAATATAAAAGACTCAGTGTAGGATAAAATATTCcaatgggggaggggggactaTACAATACTGAGTGAATTGAGAAATGCCGGTCAGCATGGGTGTAAGATTATGATTGGAAAGGGGACTGAAGTTACTCAATAAACAGATCACACAATGGCTGAAAGGAAAAGTTGAGGTTGGTGCATTGGATGATTTGTAATAAAAATCCCATGGGTCATTATAGAGGGGACCGACCATTATCTCTTATAATACAAGAAGATGATTCCAGACAGAAATGGATTTGCCCAAAACATAACTGGAATTAGCTAAatattttccactgttttggggggGCACAAAAAAGTTTTTAACAAAATATGTAAAGTTTGAAGTATGAGTGTATACAGTCAAGGCACCGTAAAAGTGGGTGGCGGCTCACGAGTCGTTCTCGCGAACCAATGTACCGATATGACACAGTGAGGGGGCGACAACACTTGAGGGTGTCAGATGTATTGTACAGCTGACTCCAATGGACAGCCGATATCCCACTCTAACAGCCGGGTTCAAAAATAACTCTGACTGTTAAGTTAAGAAACCGGCAAATTAAAACCCTCACATGTCGTAACTATGGCACCTAAGGAATTTTAAAAATCCATCAGAGCCCCTAAGACATGATTGTGAGGTGAAACGACCTATAGAATAAAGATAGCACAGTATTTATACTGCAAGGCGGATGTTGCAAGCAAGACTAGCAAAAAAAACTACAGCAGATTCACATAAAATCCATTAAATAGATTCTATGCAAAGCAAAACAGTGCAAATAAAAACTAGAACTTAtccctaaaaacaagccctccaatggaaggtgaagataaaaaaaacaaaacaaaaaatctggaagccaaaaaaaaacgccccaatcAAGGTGTGGAAAAGGAAATGAAAAATAAAGGCCTCTAGAACAGACACAAATGATGAAACAACTGCCCAATAAAACACATGAAATCAGATGGTGAATATTCACATGTAACATTCAGGTGCCACCATCGTGTGATGTACGAGACAATCATCATAAGGATCTGTATCTGCCTCCTCCACCTTCTTCTCACTTTAGATTCaacaatgacatttttttatcTAACTTTTGCCAAAAATAATGGTCAACGACCGGCTGAATGTAAgttttatattgaaataaaaaagagtacaaataagtaaaatatgttttaaaaattaattttttcttaAATATGATTGAGAATAATCTTATTCCTGGTGTCCTACCTCAAGTATTACTGCCGATACTTACATTAGATATTTCCATGTTCTTGTTTTTTCTTAGAATTACTCCCATACCTGATCTTAGAAGAGGAAAATTATTACCTGGAAGAGAAAATCTTCATCAGTTTGATCAGTTCCTGTAAGATGATGTGACAGAATCAGAGACATGAACATTTACTCACAgaataaaacatatatatatatatatatatatatatatatatatatatactctgctgttACCTCTACGgagatgttgttgtttttttctccgaTGTCTCCTGAGTTTCAGTCCAAAGAGAAAAATAAGAATAAGCTGATTAATAATTACTGGCTTATTCCTGAGTtgatttataaagaaaaaaatataaaataaactgaaagaaaagttttgtattttaggCCTGTACTAGTAAAGTTTCATGAGATATATTGGCTTCCTGGACCGGAATCACAGGGCCGCTTTACCCATAATATAAACAGTTCAGCAGTGGCATCAATTTCAACTGTGTCCACATATTCAATGTCAATATTACTGTGGTCAGGGGGGCAATAAAAAAAGGAGCATTATTGTTGTAGGGAAGATACAAaggtggcactattactgtgagtgcacaaaggggcactattactgcatAGAACACTAAGTGGAGAACTATTGCAGTTTAGGGCCTAAAGGGGGAtagttactgtgtggggcaccaaaAAGGGGGTTTTTTAGTATCTGGATAACTATCAATTTACCACTTTAGTGGTTTTTAAAGGCACTATGCTAGGTACAGTATTTAGGGACACTGTGTGATGCAGCAGATACAGTAATGGGGGTATGTAGCAGTAGTATGGGGGAGTTTAGGTTTAAGGTAATGAAAACATGGGGggctgtttggatgtggatttttgaaatgaccggtTTTTCGTGAAAATCCACCGATGATTATAAAATAAGTGCAGTTCGATTTCACTGTTTTTTCACACATCTATCTGAAAACAAATTTGACATGGTATAATCACATGAGAAAGATATTTAAAGCCCCTGGGCACatatagcacccagagtgcaagtttcctgcgagggctcagaacactgctgtAAGTACCTCACCAGTAAGTACCTTTATGTGCTATTTTACTGTGAGCTCTATGTCAATCGCCTGAGATCCATGAGTGAACCTGGCAGTTAATAATAGAACTGCTGGTTTCAGTGCTTCAGTACTTTCACCCTGTAACCATCAAACATCAATAAAGTTTCTCTACCCCCTCACTGTAAAGCCATAGTGCTTACATAGCACCCAGAGTCAGAGTGCAATTTTGACATTTTGGGGAGGTCACCCCAAAATGTGAGTATGCCCCCCAAATTCCATGTGaaggctcagaacactgctgtgagtgtgccacatcagtaatgcatcagtgtttttatttttaaccacaCAGTGTGTGTAAAGTGCCATCTGGGCCATCAACGCATCTGTGGTGATCCACAAAACAGGATCTAGCATCTCTGGTGATGCAGAAAGATGAAGCCGGCGTCACTGTAGATGCGAAAAGATCAATCTGTCATCCACAAAGATGCCGTTAAAACCAAGccaggcctttacttttgcaccatctAAAGTTGACTCAAAGAAACggcaaaaaaaatacagaaatttacaaacgggtggaagctccatcggttggcccgttctaaccaacctctcctacgctggttcggCCTATGGGgcatgggtggaagggatcatcgcACCTTATGGCCTGGCATAAAATCTACCGGGGTTGACAACAATAAATTATTGAGCACAGAGATTTGTTTGCTCAACAATTTTACATTTGTTTTGGTGccctgatttttttgggggtaggtaagagtgtcaaaggctacgggtatataaaatgttatggcttttggacgaTTAGTTTCTCTGATATTGTTTCTTTATTAGATATTGTTTCTTTATTGTAAACAAACCTAAAATACAGCCGTCGTGACAAGGTTTTTCTGGGCGAACCGC from Rhinoderma darwinii isolate aRhiDar2 chromosome 3, aRhiDar2.hap1, whole genome shotgun sequence carries:
- the LOC142750634 gene encoding olfactory receptor 11L1-like, whose translation is MQENNLTDIVEFFLLGFQGDPPLRVFLFCLLFVLFCLTVCGNLLIITLVSTSKNLHTPMYFFISQLSINDIFLSAVIVPNLFHIQLNNGGTITFIGCMTQFLFFASFEMFECLLLTVMSYDRYVAICNPLRYTSIMTSGHCVRLAAISWLVVFSCAFSDTLTVSRLKFCGPNIIDHLFCDLLPLREISCSDTFPIKLQMYLQSIPLLIIPVTLIVISYVNIVRAILRIPSDISRQKAFSTCSSHLIVVFIYFLTLFSVYVLPTSEQSSDVNKILSLLYAIFTPLFNPIIYSLRNKDIKKAVQQNIQKYV